One genomic window of Halorhabdus sp. CBA1104 includes the following:
- a CDS encoding RNA-protein complex protein Nop10: MKADIRVCAVWSDRHERPVYTLADSCPECGAPTENTAPAPFSPEDPYGEYRRALKRANRE; encoded by the coding sequence ATGAAAGCCGACATCCGGGTGTGTGCGGTCTGGAGCGATCGCCACGAACGCCCGGTGTACACGCTGGCCGATTCCTGCCCCGAATGTGGAGCACCGACCGAAAACACTGCTCCTGCACCCTTCTCTCCGGAAGATCCGTACGGCGAGTATCGACGCGCACTTAAGCGCGCCAATCGGGAATAG
- a CDS encoding translation initiation factor IF-2 subunit alpha, with product MKFSGWPDPGELVVGRVDEIEDFGVFVDLQEYDDKRGLAHISEVASGWIKNVRDHVNEGQTVVAKVLDVDRDAQQIDLSIKDVNDHQRKEKIQEWKNEQKADNWMTIAFGEDIEDDTYGAIAEELLSGFGSMYDGFEQAAIHGTEALEDTDLDEEDIEAIVQTARENVSVPYVKVTGYVDLTCPDKDGVDGVKEALQAAEGDGDVSEEIDLDVTYVGAPEYRIEVQAPDYKTAETALEDSAQRAADTIADYGGTGHFHRERNTDEE from the coding sequence ATGAAGTTCAGTGGCTGGCCCGATCCAGGCGAACTCGTCGTCGGTCGCGTCGACGAGATCGAGGACTTCGGTGTCTTTGTCGACCTCCAGGAGTATGACGACAAGCGCGGGCTGGCCCACATCAGCGAGGTCGCCTCCGGATGGATCAAAAACGTTCGCGACCACGTCAACGAAGGCCAGACCGTCGTCGCGAAGGTCCTCGATGTCGATCGGGACGCCCAGCAGATCGATCTCTCGATCAAGGACGTCAACGATCACCAGCGCAAAGAGAAGATCCAGGAGTGGAAAAACGAACAGAAGGCAGACAACTGGATGACAATCGCCTTCGGCGAGGACATCGAAGACGACACGTACGGTGCCATCGCCGAGGAACTCCTCTCTGGGTTCGGCTCGATGTACGACGGCTTCGAGCAGGCCGCCATCCACGGCACGGAAGCGCTCGAAGACACCGACCTCGACGAGGAAGATATCGAAGCGATCGTCCAGACGGCTCGCGAGAACGTCTCGGTGCCGTACGTCAAAGTCACCGGCTACGTCGACCTGACCTGTCCTGACAAAGACGGCGTCGATGGAGTCAAAGAGGCCTTGCAGGCGGCCGAAGGGGACGGAGACGTGTCCGAGGAGATCGACCTCGACGTGACCTACGTCGGTGCGCCCGAGTACCGCATCGAGGTCCAGGCCCCGGACTACAAGACCGCCGAGACGGCCCTCGAAGACAGCGCACAGCGGGCCGCCGACACGATCGCCGACTACGGTGGCACCGGCCACTTCCACCGCGAGCGCAATACCGACGAGGAATGA
- a CDS encoding 30S ribosomal protein S27e yields MAGNFYSVRCPDCENEQVVFGKAASEIACAVCGHTLVRPTGGKAAIEGDVIEAVEQR; encoded by the coding sequence ATGGCGGGGAACTTCTACAGCGTCCGCTGTCCGGATTGTGAGAACGAACAGGTCGTCTTCGGCAAGGCCGCAAGCGAGATCGCGTGTGCGGTTTGTGGACACACGCTGGTCCGCCCGACTGGTGGCAAGGCTGCAATCGAAGGCGACGTGATCGAAGCCGTCGAGCAACGATGA
- a CDS encoding 50S ribosomal protein L44e, with amino-acid sequence MEMPRRFNTYCPNCNEHHEHEVEKVRQGRATGMTKVNGRQRERQSGIGNSGKFSKVPGGDKPTKKTNLTYRCAECGNAHLREGWRAGRLEFQE; translated from the coding sequence ATGGAGATGCCACGCCGGTTTAACACCTATTGTCCCAACTGCAACGAACACCACGAACACGAGGTTGAGAAAGTCCGTCAGGGCCGGGCCACGGGAATGACGAAAGTCAACGGTCGACAGCGCGAGCGCCAATCGGGTATCGGGAACAGCGGCAAATTCTCGAAGGTCCCCGGTGGCGACAAGCCGACCAAAAAGACCAACCTGACCTACCGCTGTGCGGAGTGTGGCAACGCCCACCTCCGTGAAGGATGGCGCGCCGGTCGACTGGAGTTCCAGGAATAA
- a CDS encoding HAH_0734 family protein — protein MMRLIVRGDPGIRKGATIEYDGEQYVCFGITRQGDWHGPDRPQLWCTIGTEDEQEDFELRNFIPMHLATESTDAEAITVLEAA, from the coding sequence ATGATGCGACTTATCGTCCGTGGCGATCCCGGGATCCGAAAGGGTGCAACTATCGAATACGACGGCGAGCAGTACGTCTGTTTCGGGATCACTCGCCAGGGTGACTGGCACGGGCCGGATCGCCCACAACTGTGGTGTACGATCGGCACGGAAGACGAACAAGAGGACTTCGAACTGCGGAATTTCATCCCGATGCACTTAGCGACCGAAAGTACCGACGCCGAGGCGATCACGGTCCTCGAAGCGGCCTGA
- a CDS encoding DUF2298 domain-containing protein — MEFGSVVVWLVAYLGLLAIGMSITGAVLSRLDDRGAGVAIPAAIAIVWIVTYVLGRVSIDTGLLAGIAVLGGLAIVARLRGSEIDRSIYLETAAVFTVAFLFMVAVRAVDPAVHPGGGEKFLDFGLLQSLLRANTLPPEDMWFAGESVQYYYGGHLVASLLARLTNTSARFAYNLAHAGFYAMVVTAAYGLGKSIAAHRGYPARLAGGASALFVGFASNLLVPAKLILLVLPGAISEAVAGILGFELRGVAISLSEFNYWTASRIIPGTINEFPLFGWLNGDMHAHMMSTPFLLLGATILYGYYRTPAESRGRRLGLLGALGPLAAMLAVVNTWSFPSIGGLTVLTVALAPASPTSLLPTRAKKLTDAGGWVRDELTRHTLAVITGVGVLAIGGVVSLPFWLQAASGQRGIGWLPERSGLGVLVIVHGAFLAVFALYYARYARPQLRRPLRAVGLVGMIVILSVVVDAAAVALFVPLLIVGWLLRRLGEYDELPTPGFETVLILGGIGLALLVEFVYVKEQAGPGRMNTVFKTYMQIWVLLATAMGVALVGLFADRRPSLGFDGPRWRRGFSVLAAILLVSTSIYGGLAMANHFRADGGYAQTDDPTLDALAFAETYHPNEYDAIQWIDENVEGQPNMVTKPGTNIYQWVNAPSSLTGVPTLAGWVHEVGYRGTDAYWDRVGDVETIFTGPPARQRSLLAAYDVELIYVGPLEREAYSDTTIQELDAVTVEERFGDVTLYRVDQAALDGSPS; from the coding sequence ATGGAATTCGGGTCCGTCGTCGTCTGGCTGGTCGCCTATCTGGGACTGCTCGCTATCGGTATGTCGATCACTGGTGCGGTGTTGTCGCGCCTCGACGATCGCGGTGCCGGCGTTGCGATCCCAGCGGCGATTGCGATCGTCTGGATCGTGACCTACGTACTCGGGCGTGTGTCGATCGACACTGGGCTGTTGGCTGGGATCGCCGTGTTGGGTGGGCTCGCTATCGTCGCCCGTCTGCGTGGCTCCGAGATCGACCGCTCGATATATCTCGAAACGGCGGCTGTGTTCACCGTCGCATTTCTGTTCATGGTGGCGGTCAGAGCAGTCGACCCAGCCGTTCATCCCGGCGGTGGCGAGAAGTTCCTGGATTTCGGGCTACTCCAGTCGCTGCTGCGGGCGAACACGCTCCCACCGGAAGACATGTGGTTCGCAGGCGAGTCGGTGCAGTACTACTACGGCGGGCATCTGGTGGCGTCGTTGCTGGCGCGGCTGACCAACACCTCGGCGCGATTTGCATACAATCTCGCACACGCGGGCTTCTACGCGATGGTGGTCACGGCAGCCTACGGACTGGGGAAGTCTATCGCTGCACATCGGGGCTACCCCGCACGTCTCGCCGGCGGCGCGTCGGCGCTTTTCGTCGGCTTTGCGAGTAACCTGCTCGTTCCCGCGAAGCTGATCCTCCTGGTATTGCCAGGAGCGATCTCGGAGGCGGTCGCTGGGATACTCGGGTTCGAACTGCGGGGCGTGGCGATCAGTCTCAGCGAGTTCAACTACTGGACGGCGAGTCGCATCATCCCAGGGACGATCAACGAGTTCCCGCTGTTCGGCTGGCTCAACGGCGACATGCACGCCCACATGATGAGTACGCCCTTCCTGTTGCTAGGCGCGACGATACTGTACGGCTACTACCGGACGCCCGCCGAGTCCCGGGGTCGTCGGCTCGGACTACTCGGAGCGCTTGGGCCACTGGCAGCGATGCTCGCCGTCGTGAACACGTGGTCGTTCCCCTCGATCGGCGGCTTGACTGTGCTGACAGTTGCCCTCGCGCCGGCCAGCCCGACGTCGTTGCTCCCCACACGGGCGAAGAAGCTGACCGACGCCGGTGGCTGGGTCCGAGATGAACTCACTCGACACACCCTCGCGGTCATCACCGGCGTCGGCGTGCTGGCGATCGGGGGCGTGGTATCCCTGCCCTTCTGGCTACAGGCAGCCAGTGGCCAGCGCGGGATCGGCTGGCTCCCGGAGCGCAGTGGGCTGGGCGTCCTCGTGATCGTCCACGGGGCGTTCCTGGCAGTTTTCGCGCTGTATTACGCTCGCTACGCGAGACCACAGCTCCGTCGACCGCTCCGGGCAGTAGGGCTGGTGGGCATGATCGTCATCCTTTCGGTGGTCGTCGATGCTGCAGCCGTCGCGCTGTTCGTGCCCCTGCTGATCGTCGGGTGGCTACTCAGACGACTCGGCGAGTACGACGAGTTGCCGACGCCCGGATTCGAGACGGTCCTGATTCTCGGTGGGATCGGGCTGGCGCTGCTCGTCGAGTTCGTCTACGTCAAAGAACAGGCCGGGCCGGGCCGAATGAACACCGTCTTCAAAACCTACATGCAGATCTGGGTACTCCTGGCGACGGCCATGGGAGTTGCACTGGTCGGGCTGTTCGCCGATCGACGCCCATCACTTGGCTTCGATGGACCGCGTTGGCGACGTGGTTTCAGCGTCCTGGCGGCCATCTTGTTGGTGTCGACATCGATATACGGTGGCCTGGCTATGGCGAACCACTTCCGGGCGGATGGTGGGTACGCCCAGACTGACGACCCGACACTCGACGCGCTCGCGTTCGCCGAAACGTACCATCCCAACGAGTACGACGCGATCCAGTGGATAGATGAGAACGTCGAGGGGCAGCCGAACATGGTTACGAAGCCCGGAACAAATATCTACCAGTGGGTCAACGCACCGTCGAGCCTGACCGGTGTGCCGACGCTCGCGGGCTGGGTCCACGAGGTCGGCTATCGCGGGACTGACGCCTACTGGGATCGGGTCGGCGACGTCGAAACGATATTCACTGGTCCGCCCGCCCGCCAGCGGTCACTCCTCGCGGCCTACGACGTCGAGCTGATCTACGTCGGTCCGCTCGAACGTGAAGCGTACTCCGACACGACGATCCAGGAGTTGGATGCAGTCACCGTCGAAGAGCGGTTCGGAGACGTGACGCTCTATCGGGTCGATCAGGCAGCGCTGGACGGATCGCCGTCGTAA
- a CDS encoding glycosyltransferase has protein sequence MSRSVGLVVPAYRPDVPALESYVAAIRSEVDLATVRIEIDDPREETIEQLDALDVSVNAVPYRRGKGAAITTGFEALETDVFAFADADGSTPAESLAAVIEPVAADQVDLAAGSRRHPEATIQSHQTFARRFLGDGFAWFARRMLDAELHDYQCGAKALSASAWADVRGHLFEPGFAWDVELVAIAGALDLRIAEVPITWEDKPGSTVSPVRTSLDLAGAVFAARHRAKRLRDSRLHQMIASQRSDATALIDRESQ, from the coding sequence ATGAGTCGGTCCGTCGGACTCGTCGTGCCGGCCTATCGCCCTGACGTCCCTGCCCTCGAATCGTACGTGGCCGCCATCCGTTCTGAGGTCGATCTCGCGACTGTGCGTATCGAGATCGACGACCCGCGCGAGGAGACGATCGAGCAGCTTGACGCCCTCGACGTCAGTGTCAACGCCGTCCCGTACCGACGCGGGAAGGGTGCGGCAATCACCACGGGGTTCGAAGCCCTCGAAACGGATGTCTTCGCCTTCGCCGACGCCGACGGGTCGACGCCTGCTGAGTCGCTCGCAGCCGTCATCGAACCGGTGGCGGCTGATCAGGTCGACCTTGCGGCTGGATCGCGCCGCCATCCTGAAGCCACTATCCAGTCACATCAGACGTTCGCCCGGCGCTTTCTCGGCGATGGGTTCGCGTGGTTCGCTCGTCGAATGCTCGATGCCGAACTCCACGATTACCAGTGTGGGGCCAAGGCACTCTCAGCCTCGGCGTGGGCAGACGTTCGGGGCCATCTCTTCGAGCCTGGCTTTGCCTGGGATGTCGAACTGGTGGCGATCGCTGGTGCATTAGACCTCCGCATCGCGGAAGTGCCGATCACTTGGGAGGACAAGCCCGGATCGACAGTCTCGCCTGTTCGGACATCGCTCGATCTAGCTGGGGCCGTCTTCGCGGCTAGACATCGCGCCAAGCGGCTCAGAGACAGTCGTCTGCACCAGATGATCGCCTCACAGCGAAGTGACGCAACCGCACTCATCGACCGGGAGAGTCAATGA
- a CDS encoding GtrA family protein, with translation MTDADSRFGRHVASLLSGARFGKFVSVGVIGAISDNTVLAILGLGFAVPEMWAKAAGIETAILVMFAVNERWTFATEGTSGTRALLGRLVRSHLVRSGGVAVQLSIYWVLTQHLAVTLYVFGTDLWFLAASPIAIAVAMVVNYVFESLFTWQVHRDGEVAEHGKK, from the coding sequence ATGACTGACGCTGATTCGCGATTCGGTCGGCACGTCGCATCGCTCCTTTCGGGGGCTCGGTTCGGAAAATTCGTTTCAGTCGGCGTGATCGGGGCGATCAGCGACAACACTGTCCTGGCCATCCTCGGGCTCGGCTTTGCAGTCCCCGAGATGTGGGCCAAGGCAGCAGGAATCGAAACGGCCATCCTCGTTATGTTCGCGGTCAACGAGCGCTGGACGTTCGCCACCGAAGGGACCTCGGGAACGCGAGCGCTTCTCGGGCGCCTCGTGCGATCTCATCTGGTTCGGTCCGGTGGCGTCGCCGTCCAGTTGAGCATCTACTGGGTGTTGACACAGCATCTCGCAGTGACGTTGTACGTCTTCGGGACGGACCTGTGGTTCCTCGCTGCGAGTCCGATCGCCATCGCCGTTGCGATGGTCGTCAATTACGTTTTCGAGAGCCTGTTCACTTGGCAAGTCCACCGTGACGGGGAGGTTGCCGAGCACGGGAAGAAGTAA
- the hpt gene encoding hypoxanthine/guanine phosphoribosyltransferase has product MDRLKQSLLDAPVIEKGEYQYFIHPISDGVPMLRPELLREIVIRIIRKAELEDVDKIVTPAAMGIHISTAVSLMTDIPLVVIRKRQYGLEGEVSLQQVTGYSESEMYVNDVYEGDKVLVLDDVLSTGGTLVGITGALEEIGADIVDIVAVIKKVGGENKVADSDLDVKTLINVDVEDMEVVVIDENGDG; this is encoded by the coding sequence ATGGATCGGCTCAAGCAGTCGTTGCTCGACGCTCCGGTCATCGAGAAAGGAGAGTACCAGTACTTCATCCACCCGATCAGTGATGGCGTCCCGATGCTTCGGCCCGAACTCCTTCGGGAAATCGTCATCCGGATCATCCGGAAGGCCGAACTCGAAGACGTCGACAAGATCGTCACGCCCGCAGCGATGGGCATCCACATCTCGACGGCTGTCTCGCTGATGACTGACATCCCGCTCGTAGTCATCCGCAAGCGCCAATATGGCCTCGAGGGAGAGGTCTCCCTACAGCAGGTCACCGGCTACTCCGAGAGCGAGATGTACGTCAACGACGTCTACGAGGGCGACAAGGTGCTCGTTCTCGACGACGTGCTCTCGACTGGCGGCACGCTCGTCGGCATTACCGGCGCGCTCGAAGAGATCGGTGCCGATATCGTCGACATCGTTGCCGTCATCAAGAAAGTCGGTGGCGAAAACAAGGTTGCAGATTCGGACCTCGACGTCAAGACGCTCATCAACGTCGACGTCGAAGACATGGAAGTCGTCGTCATCGACGAGAACGGCGACGGATAA
- a CDS encoding Na(+)/H(+) antiporter subunit D — protein sequence MLDAVVPGVVVFAVALIVPWLGRRTGHALGALATAAVTGWAWLVPAGTYYQVPFLGFEAVLLHVDSFSRLMGLIFGFIGTVAVLYSWASDAETRQTAFALSYVATSLGAVFAGDWLTLLFFWELMAITSTLLVWDYGGRAVRAGFRYALLHGLGGSLFMAAIVWHFVETGTFLFAAVPGGPETAGITAGLPAALAALGIGVNVGFVGLHAWLPDTYPRPHVAASVFLCVYTTKTGVYGMYRAFPEGELAIAYMGGVMAVFGAGMALLQNDMRRLLSYHIQSQVGYMVAGVGIGTALAQAGAFAHVFNHILYKGLLFMTAGVVIYRTGRENLKKLGGLGKEMPLTAVAFTVAALSIAGFPLFNGFVSKGMIISGSHYDFPAGPLAFGDFHTLEWLLLLGGIGTFLSFIKFGYYAFLHGEYDGPVADANLGQSAAMVVVAALCVFFGVFDGALFALLPFDVTDGDVVSHVYQTYTVDHIVEGVALAVAGVVGFIVLKKPLEKVGGAVPDIDALYNPGTFYGIRALVVGVTETYAAVDRLVVRTAETAMWTARNPDVFVHRAARTLPAGAVSDNWRGQEPPARIYLRAGIGIGILVLAGLVTLGLVVVALL from the coding sequence ATGCTGGATGCTGTCGTCCCGGGAGTTGTGGTGTTCGCCGTCGCGCTGATCGTCCCGTGGCTAGGTAGACGGACGGGTCACGCTCTCGGTGCGCTCGCGACCGCCGCCGTCACTGGCTGGGCCTGGCTCGTGCCCGCAGGGACCTACTACCAGGTCCCGTTCCTGGGCTTTGAGGCCGTCCTGTTGCACGTCGATTCGTTCTCCCGGCTGATGGGCCTGATCTTCGGATTTATCGGGACCGTCGCCGTGCTGTATTCCTGGGCCAGCGACGCCGAGACCCGCCAGACCGCCTTCGCGCTTTCCTACGTCGCGACGAGCCTCGGGGCGGTCTTCGCGGGCGACTGGCTCACGCTGCTGTTTTTCTGGGAGTTGATGGCCATCACGAGCACGCTGCTGGTCTGGGACTACGGCGGCCGGGCCGTCCGGGCAGGCTTCCGATACGCTCTCCTGCATGGCCTGGGCGGTAGCCTGTTCATGGCCGCCATCGTCTGGCACTTCGTCGAGACCGGAACCTTCCTGTTCGCCGCCGTCCCGGGCGGTCCCGAGACCGCGGGCATCACCGCCGGGCTCCCGGCCGCACTGGCAGCACTGGGCATCGGCGTCAACGTCGGGTTCGTCGGTCTGCACGCCTGGCTGCCCGATACCTACCCGCGCCCGCACGTCGCCGCCAGCGTCTTCCTGTGTGTCTACACGACCAAGACTGGCGTCTACGGCATGTACCGCGCGTTCCCCGAGGGCGAACTCGCGATCGCCTACATGGGCGGCGTGATGGCCGTCTTCGGGGCCGGGATGGCCCTACTGCAAAACGACATGCGCCGACTGCTGTCCTATCACATCCAATCGCAGGTCGGCTACATGGTTGCCGGCGTCGGCATCGGGACGGCCCTGGCCCAGGCTGGGGCGTTCGCCCACGTCTTCAACCACATCCTCTATAAGGGCCTGCTGTTCATGACTGCCGGCGTCGTAATCTACCGGACCGGCCGCGAGAACCTCAAGAAGCTGGGCGGACTGGGCAAGGAGATGCCCCTGACCGCCGTCGCCTTCACCGTCGCCGCGTTGTCGATCGCCGGGTTCCCCCTGTTCAACGGGTTCGTCAGCAAAGGGATGATTATCTCTGGCAGTCACTACGACTTCCCGGCGGGACCACTCGCATTCGGCGACTTCCACACCCTCGAGTGGCTCCTCCTGTTGGGCGGGATCGGTACGTTCCTATCCTTCATCAAGTTTGGCTACTACGCATTCTTGCACGGTGAGTACGACGGCCCCGTTGCCGATGCCAACCTCGGTCAGAGCGCCGCGATGGTCGTCGTCGCCGCGTTGTGTGTCTTCTTCGGTGTCTTCGACGGTGCACTGTTCGCCCTGCTGCCCTTCGACGTGACAGACGGTGACGTCGTCTCACACGTCTATCAGACCTACACAGTCGATCACATCGTCGAAGGCGTCGCGCTCGCCGTGGCCGGCGTCGTGGGCTTCATCGTCCTGAAGAAGCCTCTGGAAAAAGTCGGCGGGGCCGTCCCGGATATCGACGCGCTGTACAACCCCGGCACATTCTACGGCATCCGTGCCCTTGTCGTGGGCGTCACTGAAACCTACGCCGCGGTCGATCGCCTCGTCGTCCGGACCGCCGAGACGGCGATGTGGACCGCTCGCAACCCCGACGTGTTTGTCCACCGCGCTGCGCGGACGCTGCCTGCGGGGGCAGTAAGCGACAACTGGCGTGGCCAGGAACCCCCGGCGCGGATCTACCTACGTGCAGGAATCGGAATCGGCATTCTCGTGTTGGCAGGACTCGTTACGCTCGGATTAGTAGTCGTGGCGTTGCTCTAA
- a CDS encoding cation:proton antiporter — protein sequence MTEILSLRPLAAVLVSALGALVILASGKRPNVRESWTILVAVLKFGLIGSMVPGVLAGDTYVTNLGEIVPGIEFALRADALGVLFALLASMLWIATSFYSIGYMRGLEEHAQTRYFASFAGSLSAAVGVAFAPNLVVLYVFYELLTVMTYPLVTHDETSEARAAGRKYLAYTFGGGVAALAGTVLVYTMTGTVAFTAGGIADIAADPALARVAFALLATGFGVKAALMPIHSWLPDAMVAPTPVSGLLHAVAVVKSGVFGIARVVLDVFGPEAVADLGVGVVLAAVAAFTLLTASVIALRQDNLKRRLAYSTISQLSYIVLGLGVLGPYALVGGLLHIPAHAFMKLTLFFCAGAIHVETHTDDISEMAGIGKRMPATMAAFGVAALGMAGIPLLAGFVSKWYLLIGSLQADQVVFALALLVSGVLNIAYFWPIVYQAFFESEDAVGTKPLIENPLGGRAVADGGQVADGGGEKIEGEHVEDVSDADEHPEHVDHVADGHHGGPPEGGWERRTPMTETTWFMLGPILGVATGAVILGIVPSQAVFLELVVDIVEAATGVLV from the coding sequence ATGACCGAGATACTCTCGTTGCGACCGCTTGCGGCCGTCCTCGTATCGGCACTCGGAGCACTCGTAATCTTGGCGTCCGGGAAACGACCCAACGTCCGGGAATCCTGGACGATCCTCGTCGCCGTGCTCAAGTTCGGACTGATCGGGAGCATGGTCCCGGGCGTCCTCGCCGGCGACACGTACGTGACGAACCTCGGCGAAATCGTTCCCGGGATCGAGTTCGCCCTCCGGGCGGACGCGCTGGGTGTGCTCTTTGCGCTACTCGCGAGCATGCTCTGGATCGCGACGAGTTTCTACAGTATCGGCTACATGCGTGGCCTCGAGGAACACGCCCAGACGCGGTACTTCGCTTCCTTCGCGGGCAGCCTCTCGGCGGCCGTCGGGGTCGCCTTCGCCCCGAACCTGGTGGTCCTGTACGTCTTCTATGAGTTGCTGACGGTGATGACTTACCCCTTAGTCACCCACGACGAGACGAGCGAGGCACGGGCGGCTGGCCGGAAGTATCTCGCCTACACCTTCGGTGGGGGCGTCGCCGCCCTGGCTGGGACAGTGCTGGTCTACACGATGACCGGCACCGTCGCCTTCACCGCGGGCGGGATCGCCGATATCGCAGCGGACCCGGCGCTCGCGCGGGTGGCCTTTGCACTGCTTGCGACCGGCTTCGGCGTCAAGGCGGCGCTGATGCCGATTCACTCCTGGCTGCCCGACGCCATGGTCGCGCCGACGCCCGTCTCCGGACTGTTACACGCTGTCGCCGTCGTCAAGAGCGGTGTCTTTGGCATCGCCCGGGTCGTGCTGGATGTCTTTGGCCCCGAGGCCGTCGCGGATCTGGGCGTTGGCGTCGTGCTCGCAGCCGTCGCAGCCTTTACCTTGCTCACGGCGAGCGTGATCGCGCTCCGCCAGGACAACCTCAAGCGCCGGCTGGCCTATTCGACGATCAGCCAGCTGTCATACATCGTTCTCGGGCTGGGCGTGCTCGGCCCCTACGCTCTGGTCGGCGGACTGCTACACATCCCTGCTCACGCATTCATGAAGCTCACACTGTTCTTCTGTGCGGGCGCGATCCACGTCGAGACCCACACTGACGATATCAGCGAGATGGCCGGCATCGGCAAGCGCATGCCCGCGACGATGGCCGCCTTCGGCGTTGCCGCGCTGGGCATGGCCGGGATCCCCCTGCTGGCCGGGTTCGTCAGCAAGTGGTACCTCCTGATCGGCAGTCTCCAGGCCGATCAGGTCGTGTTCGCGCTGGCGTTGCTGGTCTCGGGCGTGCTCAACATCGCGTACTTCTGGCCGATCGTCTACCAGGCCTTCTTCGAGAGCGAGGACGCCGTTGGGACCAAGCCCCTGATCGAGAACCCGCTGGGCGGGCGGGCAGTGGCTGACGGCGGGCAGGTCGCAGACGGCGGGGGTGAGAAGATCGAAGGGGAGCACGTCGAGGACGTATCTGACGCCGACGAGCACCCCGAACACGTCGATCACGTCGCCGACGGCCACCACGGCGGCCCGCCGGAAGGCGGCTGGGAGCGCCGCACGCCGATGACCGAGACGACGTGGTTCATGCTCGGGCCGATTCTGGGGGTGGCCACCGGGGCCGTCATCCTCGGGATCGTCCCTTCACAGGCGGTCTTCCTCGAACTCGTCGTCGACATCGTTGAGGCTGCCACGGGGGTGCTGGTCTGA